From the Bacteroidia bacterium genome, one window contains:
- a CDS encoding sugar ABC transporter permease, with the protein MRGKDSPLFRGFVYVMVLLFTAIAIYPIVQVLSISLRPQATLLSGSLAIIPEDATWDNYIALFTDRPFLTWVWNSFFVTMVVVLTGVALASTAGYAFSRYRFPGRRAGMLGLLITQMFPATMLLLPLYIMLAKLNLINNFLGLIVMYSSTALPFCIWQMKGYYDTIPVSLEEAARIDGLGRFGAFYRVILPLATPALVITALFSFMAAWTEYVVAAQVLYYEDMFTLPIGLKMFQSNMSTEWGLYAAGALVVSIPAIILYLILSRWLVSGLTLGSVKG; encoded by the coding sequence ATGCGCGGCAAGGATTCTCCTCTTTTCAGAGGATTCGTCTATGTTATGGTGTTGTTGTTCACCGCCATCGCGATCTACCCGATCGTGCAGGTGCTCAGCATATCGTTACGGCCGCAGGCGACACTGTTGAGCGGATCGCTCGCTATCATTCCGGAGGATGCGACATGGGACAATTACATTGCGCTGTTCACGGACAGACCATTTCTCACCTGGGTCTGGAACAGCTTCTTCGTCACCATGGTGGTTGTGCTCACAGGTGTCGCACTGGCTTCGACCGCCGGATACGCATTTTCGCGCTACCGATTTCCCGGCCGACGAGCCGGGATGCTCGGCTTGCTGATCACGCAAATGTTTCCCGCGACCATGCTGCTTCTGCCGTTGTATATCATGCTCGCGAAGCTGAACCTCATCAACAATTTTCTCGGATTGATCGTGATGTACAGTTCCACCGCTCTGCCATTCTGTATCTGGCAGATGAAGGGCTACTACGACACGATTCCTGTCAGTCTGGAGGAAGCGGCGCGCATTGACGGCCTCGGACGTTTCGGAGCGTTTTACCGTGTAATACTCCCGCTGGCCACTCCGGCCCTGGTGATCACCGCGCTGTTCTCTTTCATGGCTGCGTGGACGGAGTATGTTGTCGCGGCTCAGGTATTGTACTACGAAGATATGTTCACTCTCCCGATCGGGCTGAAAATGTTCCAGTCGAACATGAGTACCGAATGGGGGTTGTATGCGGCGGGAGCATTGGTGGTGAGCATTCCCGCGATTATTCTCTACCTCATACTCAGCCGCTGGCTCGTCAGCGGACTCACACTCGGAAGCGTCAAGGGTTGA
- a CDS encoding extracellular solute-binding protein yields MRARFLLTAILLLTAATLARAQVQLHIWTQMRPEARKVLAERIAEFHRRHPHIRVNELFRETEELRSSYQAAAAFTGGGPELVYGPSDYVGAFESMGIIRPLDDLFTAAELRGFDEKAVTRYRGKLYQIGDEIGNHLAMGWNRTLFRQAGLTRAPRTFAELIEYGKKLTRDTDGDGVIDQYGLVWNYTEPFFFMPFYTAFGGWVLDADNRPTLNNSAAVDAFNFVKDLRDRHRIIPRESDYEIAETQFLEGRAAMIINGPWAWGRYVDKLGDDFVLDLLPVQEMSGVAAAPMVTTKGYFVNRSVKGETLEAVRIFLRFILSPETQVIFSQRLKTIPSTLAAQRDPRVLDDPIIRVSIEQVRIGKASPLVPEMRAVWDAMRPAYQSVLGGDLSAAAAAREQQRLAEQKIREMNEGADEDRSDPAVAVAFQGIAVLAGLVALFFLIRNGVLPLFQGGGRSRADARFGLLLVLPASVLMFGVVVYPFFYNLVISFSNMSMRTVDTWGIIGFQQYGRVFGIDRFLDVWTGGAGIAAALGAMFSTEFYSVFIKTIVWTVVNVTLHVVIGVFLAVLLNRHLPGKSLFRILLILPWAVPQYITALTWRGMFNTDSGAINAILGSLFSIAPLPWLTDATLAFVAAIITNVWLGFPFMMIIALGGLQSIPRELYEAAEIDGASAWRRFVHVTLPLLKPVMIPAITLGIVWTFNNINVVWLVSNGGQPADQTHILVSYVYRAAFNLYRYGYAAAFSVVIFVLLAMWSLLFMRKTSATETVY; encoded by the coding sequence ATGCGCGCCCGCTTCCTGCTCACCGCCATCCTGCTCCTTACGGCTGCGACGCTCGCGCGGGCTCAGGTTCAGTTGCATATATGGACGCAAATGCGGCCGGAGGCGCGGAAAGTGCTGGCGGAGCGTATTGCGGAATTCCATCGCCGCCATCCGCATATTCGCGTGAACGAGCTGTTCCGCGAAACCGAGGAGTTGCGCTCCTCCTATCAGGCTGCGGCGGCGTTTACCGGTGGTGGTCCGGAGCTGGTGTACGGCCCAAGCGACTATGTCGGCGCCTTCGAATCCATGGGGATTATCCGGCCGCTCGACGATCTCTTTACAGCGGCGGAGCTTCGCGGCTTCGACGAGAAAGCTGTCACGCGCTATCGGGGAAAGCTCTATCAGATCGGTGACGAGATCGGTAACCACCTCGCGATGGGCTGGAACCGCACCCTGTTCCGGCAGGCGGGACTCACACGGGCTCCGCGCACCTTTGCGGAACTGATCGAGTACGGAAAGAAACTGACACGGGATACCGATGGAGACGGGGTGATCGATCAGTACGGACTGGTCTGGAATTATACGGAACCCTTCTTCTTCATGCCCTTCTATACCGCTTTCGGCGGCTGGGTACTGGACGCAGACAATCGTCCCACGCTGAATAATTCCGCCGCGGTGGACGCATTCAATTTTGTGAAGGATCTCCGCGACCGCCATCGCATCATTCCGCGCGAGAGTGATTACGAAATCGCGGAGACGCAATTCCTCGAAGGCCGCGCGGCGATGATCATCAACGGACCCTGGGCCTGGGGCCGGTATGTGGACAAACTCGGCGATGATTTCGTTCTCGACCTCCTGCCGGTTCAGGAGATGAGCGGTGTAGCTGCAGCGCCCATGGTAACGACGAAAGGATACTTCGTGAATCGTTCGGTCAAGGGTGAGACACTCGAGGCGGTGCGTATTTTCCTTCGTTTTATACTTTCACCGGAAACCCAGGTCATCTTTTCACAGCGTCTGAAGACCATCCCTTCCACGCTCGCCGCGCAGCGGGATCCGCGTGTTCTCGATGATCCCATCATTCGAGTTTCCATAGAGCAGGTGCGCATCGGAAAGGCCTCCCCACTCGTTCCGGAGATGCGTGCCGTGTGGGATGCCATGCGTCCGGCCTACCAGAGCGTCCTCGGCGGAGACCTCAGCGCCGCGGCTGCCGCACGCGAGCAGCAGCGCCTCGCCGAACAGAAAATTCGCGAAATGAACGAAGGCGCCGACGAAGACCGGAGCGATCCCGCCGTCGCCGTCGCGTTTCAGGGCATAGCCGTGCTTGCCGGTCTGGTAGCGCTGTTCTTTCTAATCCGCAACGGTGTACTTCCTCTTTTCCAGGGAGGAGGACGGAGCCGGGCGGATGCGCGTTTCGGCCTGCTGCTCGTGCTTCCCGCATCGGTGCTGATGTTCGGCGTCGTGGTGTATCCCTTTTTCTACAATCTCGTGATCTCGTTTTCCAACATGAGCATGCGCACGGTGGACACCTGGGGCATCATCGGATTCCAGCAGTACGGTCGGGTGTTCGGCATCGATCGGTTTCTGGATGTGTGGACCGGCGGTGCCGGTATTGCCGCGGCCCTGGGCGCGATGTTTTCAACGGAGTTTTACAGCGTTTTTATCAAAACCATTGTGTGGACAGTGGTCAACGTGACGCTGCACGTGGTGATCGGCGTGTTTCTCGCGGTGCTGCTCAACCGTCATTTACCCGGAAAATCCCTGTTTCGCATTTTGCTCATTCTCCCCTGGGCGGTGCCGCAGTACATCACCGCGCTGACCTGGCGCGGCATGTTCAACACCGACAGTGGCGCAATCAACGCCATCCTCGGATCCCTCTTCTCCATCGCCCCGCTGCCGTGGCTGACGGACGCGACGCTGGCCTTCGTGGCGGCCATAATCACCAATGTGTGGCTGGGATTTCCGTTCATGATGATCATCGCCCTGGGCGGCTTGCAGTCCATACCGCGCGAATTGTATGAAGCGGCGGAAATTGACGGCGCTTCGGCCTGGAGACGCTTCGTGCACGTTACACTGCCTCTGCTGAAGCCCGTGATGATCCCGGCTATCACGCTGGGAATCGTGTGGACGTTCAACAACATCAATGTTGTGTGGCTGGTTTCGAATGGCGGGCAACCGGCGGATCAAACGCATATTCTCGTCAGCTATGTGTATCGCGCGGCGTTCAATCTTTACCGTTACGGGTACGCGGCAGCGTTCAGTGTTGTGATTTTCGTGCTCCTCGCAATGTGGAGTTTGCTCTTCATGCGTAAAACATCCGCAACGGAGACGGTGTACTGA
- a CDS encoding multifunctional oxoglutarate decarboxylase/oxoglutarate dehydrogenase thiamine pyrophosphate-binding subunit/dihydrolipoyllysine-residue succinyltransferase subunit, with amino-acid sequence MADNGIDKSLVYGPNTWLIDEMYRQFRQDPASVGEHWRDFFADYSPTTFHESSAAVAPEAATPAAPPAGKPAVELPTGAQKLRGPAEIIVSNMEKSLSMPTATSSRVIPVKLLEENRRLINRYLEDMVSGRVSFTHLIAWAILKALRSMPAMSTLYAYHEGEHYKVTPEHINLGIAVDIQKKDGTRSLLVPNIKAAEQYDFAGFFAAYNELLRKVNTNSISPDDFVGTNATLTNPGMIGTAFSIPRLMQGQSVIVGIGSISWPPEFKNADPRTLAMLGISKSMTVTSTYDHRVIQGAESGMFLDTLDKLLTGENGFYEEIFETLHIPYPPIRLTRDINPAFGGTGSNDGMIEKQARVQQLINMYRVRGHLQAYLNPLSNEVEQHSELDPENYGVSLWDYDREFITLGFAGRQRMKLRDIMELLRDTYCRTIGIEYMHIQDPEQKRWIQGQVEGRPRSSWMDTSKKLRILGMLSAAEAFEKFLHTKYIGHKRFSLEGLETLIPVLDGLLNEAVSSGISDVVVGMAHRGRLNVLANIFGKSFEKIFSEFDGDLDPDSMQGSGDVKYHMGATGTYTGFDGTQLQVTLASNPSHLEAVDPVVEGIARAMQDMKRDSERQSVLPVLIHGDAAFAGQGVVAETFNLSMLQGYRTGGTVHIITNNGIGFTTSPADARSSVYATDVAKMVQAPIFHVNGEDPEAAVHVIELALAFRNAFHKDVVVDLIGYRRHGHNEGDDPSYTQPLMYSKIKNKRSIRKVYTEALVNRGDITVREAEDALEYFHKSIERAFDITREIAPPEIDMDHVFRVIQEDIGERIETKVPRETLDEILHALTTFPEDFQPHPKLRRLIESRIGLLDSGAPVDWATGEAFAFGSVLIEGIPIRLSGQDSRRGTFSHRHSVLVDNQTANSYIPLNHIRAGQEKFMPYDSLLSEYAVLGFEYGYSVVRPEALVIWEAQFGDFVNGAQIITDQFITAAEDKWGQRSGLVLLLPHGYEGQGPEHSSARLERFLILSAENNMRIASPTTSSQLFHLLRRQALLSERKPLIVLTPKSLLRAEVAKSPLHEFTDGGFRFVFDDPDAPADVRRVLLCTGKVAFDLMAHRKAQGITDTAIVRVEQLYPFPYDDLWQVFKRYHQARDIRWVQEEPQNMGAWNFVLGKLREALQPPYHLSFVGRVHSGSPASGSGTLHEIEQKRLVEEAFM; translated from the coding sequence ATGGCTGACAACGGTATAGACAAATCCCTGGTCTACGGTCCCAACACCTGGCTGATCGACGAAATGTACAGACAGTTCAGGCAAGATCCCGCATCGGTGGGCGAGCATTGGAGAGATTTTTTCGCCGACTACTCCCCCACCACTTTTCACGAGAGCTCTGCAGCCGTCGCGCCTGAAGCTGCCACTCCCGCTGCCCCTCCAGCCGGAAAACCTGCGGTGGAACTCCCCACGGGAGCCCAGAAGCTGCGGGGTCCCGCTGAAATTATCGTCAGCAACATGGAGAAGAGTCTGAGTATGCCGACGGCGACCTCGTCGCGCGTCATACCTGTGAAGCTTCTGGAGGAAAACCGCCGTCTCATCAACCGCTACCTCGAGGATATGGTGAGCGGCCGCGTCAGCTTCACGCATCTCATCGCCTGGGCCATTCTGAAGGCCCTGCGTTCCATGCCCGCCATGAGCACCCTCTATGCGTATCATGAAGGCGAGCATTACAAAGTGACACCGGAGCATATCAACCTCGGTATTGCCGTGGACATCCAGAAGAAGGATGGGACGCGGAGTCTGCTCGTGCCTAATATCAAAGCGGCGGAACAATACGATTTTGCGGGATTCTTCGCCGCGTACAATGAACTCCTGCGCAAGGTAAACACCAATTCGATTTCGCCTGACGATTTCGTGGGCACCAATGCCACGTTGACCAACCCGGGAATGATTGGCACTGCGTTCTCCATCCCACGGCTCATGCAGGGGCAGAGCGTGATTGTCGGCATCGGCTCGATTTCATGGCCGCCGGAATTCAAGAATGCCGATCCCCGCACCCTGGCCATGCTCGGGATCAGCAAGAGCATGACGGTGACGAGCACCTACGATCATAGGGTGATACAGGGAGCGGAAAGCGGCATGTTTCTCGACACCCTCGACAAGTTGCTCACGGGCGAGAATGGCTTCTACGAAGAGATATTCGAAACGCTGCACATTCCCTATCCACCCATCAGGTTGACACGGGACATCAACCCGGCGTTCGGAGGAACGGGCAGCAACGACGGCATGATCGAGAAGCAGGCCCGCGTCCAGCAACTCATTAACATGTACCGCGTGCGCGGGCATTTGCAGGCGTATCTCAATCCCCTCAGCAACGAGGTGGAACAGCACTCGGAATTGGATCCGGAGAATTACGGTGTATCGCTCTGGGACTACGACCGCGAGTTCATTACGCTCGGCTTCGCGGGACGGCAGCGCATGAAGCTGCGGGATATCATGGAACTGTTACGCGACACCTACTGCCGCACCATCGGCATCGAGTATATGCACATTCAGGATCCCGAGCAGAAACGCTGGATACAGGGACAGGTGGAGGGACGTCCGCGTTCGTCGTGGATGGATACGAGCAAGAAACTCCGCATCCTCGGGATGTTGAGCGCCGCCGAGGCCTTCGAGAAATTCCTGCACACAAAATATATCGGGCACAAACGCTTCAGTCTGGAGGGGCTGGAAACGCTGATCCCGGTGCTGGACGGATTGCTGAACGAGGCCGTCTCTTCCGGTATTTCGGATGTAGTGGTCGGGATGGCGCATCGGGGACGGTTGAACGTGCTGGCGAACATTTTCGGGAAAAGCTTCGAGAAGATTTTTTCGGAATTCGACGGCGATCTCGATCCCGATTCCATGCAGGGTTCCGGCGATGTGAAATATCACATGGGCGCAACCGGTACGTACACCGGTTTCGACGGAACGCAACTGCAGGTCACCCTCGCGAGCAATCCGAGTCATCTCGAGGCCGTGGATCCGGTGGTGGAAGGCATTGCACGCGCGATGCAGGATATGAAACGCGACAGCGAGAGGCAGAGCGTTCTCCCCGTACTGATTCACGGAGATGCCGCGTTCGCCGGGCAGGGTGTCGTCGCTGAAACCTTCAATCTCAGCATGTTGCAGGGGTATCGCACCGGCGGCACCGTGCATATCATCACCAACAATGGCATCGGCTTCACCACGTCCCCTGCCGACGCACGCTCCAGCGTCTATGCCACGGATGTCGCCAAAATGGTGCAGGCTCCGATTTTCCATGTCAACGGCGAGGATCCCGAAGCTGCCGTGCATGTCATCGAGCTGGCGCTGGCCTTCCGCAACGCTTTTCACAAGGACGTGGTGGTGGATCTGATCGGCTATCGCAGACATGGCCACAACGAAGGTGACGATCCTTCCTACACGCAGCCATTGATGTATTCGAAAATCAAGAACAAGCGTTCCATCCGCAAAGTGTACACCGAAGCCCTGGTCAACCGCGGCGATATCACCGTGCGCGAAGCCGAGGACGCCTTGGAGTATTTCCACAAGTCAATAGAACGCGCCTTCGACATCACCCGTGAAATCGCTCCTCCCGAGATCGACATGGACCATGTCTTCCGCGTTATTCAGGAAGATATCGGCGAGCGTATCGAAACCAAGGTGCCGCGTGAAACGCTCGATGAAATTCTGCATGCGCTGACAACCTTTCCCGAAGATTTCCAGCCGCATCCGAAGCTGCGCCGGCTGATCGAGAGCCGCATCGGATTGCTGGACAGCGGTGCTCCCGTGGATTGGGCAACCGGTGAGGCGTTCGCTTTCGGTTCCGTTCTCATCGAGGGAATACCGATACGGCTTTCCGGACAGGATTCCCGGCGCGGCACATTCAGTCACCGCCACTCCGTGCTCGTCGATAATCAGACGGCGAACTCCTACATACCGCTGAATCACATTCGCGCCGGACAGGAAAAATTCATGCCGTACGACAGTCTTCTCTCCGAGTATGCGGTTCTCGGTTTCGAGTACGGCTATTCCGTGGTGCGTCCGGAAGCGTTGGTGATCTGGGAAGCACAGTTCGGGGATTTCGTCAACGGTGCGCAAATCATCACTGATCAGTTCATCACCGCGGCGGAGGACAAGTGGGGACAGCGCAGCGGACTTGTGCTGCTGCTCCCGCACGGCTACGAAGGGCAGGGTCCCGAGCACTCCAGTGCGCGGCTCGAGCGTTTCCTCATTTTATCCGCCGAGAACAATATGCGCATCGCTTCCCCGACCACCTCCTCGCAGCTCTTCCACCTGCTGCGCCGCCAGGCGCTGTTGTCGGAGCGTAAGCCATTGATTGTGTTGACGCCGAAGAGTCTGCTGCGTGCCGAGGTGGCGAAAAGTCCGCTGCACGAATTCACGGACGGTGGCTTCCGCTTCGTCTTCGACGATCCCGACGCACCTGCCGACGTGCGACGGGTATTGCTCTGTACGGGCAAGGTGGCGTTCGATCTCATGGCGCACCGAAAGGCCCAGGGCATCACCGACACGGCGATCGTGCGCGTTGAGCAATTGTATCCCTTCCCGTACGACGATCTCTGGCAAGTGTTCAAGCGCTATCATCAGGCGCGGGACATTCGATGGGTGCAGGAAGAGCCGCAAAACATGGGCGCCTGGAATTTCGTGCTCGGCAAACTGCGCGAAGCGTTGCAGCCCCCCTACCATCTTTCCTTCGTCGGACGTGTCCACAGCGGCAGCCCGGCGTCCGGTAGCGGCACCTTACACGAGATCGAACAGAAACGGCTCGTGGAAGAGGCGTTTATGTAA
- a CDS encoding Ni/Fe hydrogenase subunit alpha, giving the protein MDKPIRSIVIDPVTRIEGHAKITIHFNDQGTVEDARFHVTEFRGFEKFCEGRLIWEMPGITSRICGICPVSHSLTSAKAGDDILAVEIPKTAENLRRVLNLAQWVQSHALSFFHLSLPDLLLGMDADPERRNIFGVAAQNPDLARQGIRLRKWGQDAIEKLGGRKIHPDLPLPGGVRRALSISSRDAILEGLPEAHIAAKAGLDFIKAFIETNHGKLEVFGNFPTLFLGHVTEDGALEYYDGVIRIVDSGGNIVADKLNPKKYRDYIGEAVEDWSFLKFPYYSPLGYPQGNYRVGPLARLNVCSHTGSPKSDKELVEFKQRAGTRNVVLNSFYYHYARLIEILFSLERMEELLTDPDTLHETDLRSRAYSNKAQGVGACEAPRGTLFHNYTAGKDGVIRHVDMVIATGQNNLSMNRAIRQIAMHYINDPEMEITEGILNRIEAGIRCFDPCLSCSTHALGRMPMVISYVDAGGTVFRSFTRRSA; this is encoded by the coding sequence ATGGATAAGCCGATACGCAGCATTGTTATCGATCCCGTGACACGTATCGAGGGTCACGCAAAGATCACCATTCACTTCAACGATCAGGGCACAGTGGAGGACGCGCGTTTTCACGTGACGGAATTCCGCGGCTTCGAGAAATTCTGCGAAGGTCGTTTAATCTGGGAAATGCCCGGCATCACCTCACGCATCTGCGGCATTTGTCCGGTGAGTCATTCGCTGACCTCGGCTAAGGCGGGCGACGACATTCTTGCGGTGGAGATTCCGAAAACCGCAGAAAACCTGCGTCGTGTGCTCAATCTCGCGCAGTGGGTACAAAGTCACGCCCTCAGCTTCTTTCATCTTTCGCTACCCGACCTTCTGCTCGGGATGGATGCTGATCCGGAGCGTCGCAATATTTTCGGTGTGGCCGCGCAGAATCCCGACCTCGCCCGGCAAGGCATACGTCTGCGGAAATGGGGCCAGGACGCTATCGAAAAACTCGGCGGTCGCAAGATCCACCCGGATCTTCCCCTCCCCGGCGGCGTACGAAGAGCACTGAGTATCTCTTCACGCGACGCCATACTTGAGGGACTTCCCGAGGCCCATATCGCGGCCAAGGCCGGACTGGATTTCATCAAAGCCTTCATCGAGACCAATCACGGCAAGCTCGAGGTGTTCGGGAATTTCCCAACCCTGTTCCTCGGTCACGTCACCGAGGACGGCGCGCTGGAGTATTACGACGGTGTCATCCGCATCGTGGACAGCGGCGGTAACATCGTGGCGGACAAGCTGAATCCCAAGAAGTATCGCGATTACATCGGTGAAGCCGTCGAGGACTGGTCCTTCCTGAAATTCCCGTACTACTCGCCGCTCGGGTATCCGCAAGGGAATTACCGCGTGGGTCCCCTCGCGCGTTTGAACGTCTGTTCACACACCGGTTCTCCGAAATCGGACAAGGAACTCGTGGAATTCAAGCAGCGGGCAGGCACGCGCAATGTTGTTCTGAATTCCTTCTACTACCACTATGCGCGTCTTATCGAAATACTTTTCTCCCTGGAGCGTATGGAAGAGTTGCTCACTGATCCCGACACGCTTCACGAGACCGACCTTCGCTCACGCGCCTATTCCAACAAGGCCCAGGGCGTGGGTGCATGCGAGGCGCCGCGCGGGACTCTCTTTCACAATTACACCGCGGGCAAGGACGGTGTCATCCGCCATGTGGATATGGTCATCGCCACCGGTCAGAATAATCTTTCGATGAACCGCGCCATCCGGCAAATCGCGATGCATTACATCAACGACCCGGAAATGGAAATCACCGAGGGCATTCTCAACCGCATAGAGGCCGGCATACGCTGCTTCGATCCTTGCCTCTCCTGCTCCACCCACGCCCTTGGCCGCATGCCCATGGTGATCTCGTATGTGGACGCAGGCGGGACCGTGTTCAGATCATTCACACGGCGGAGCGCGTAG
- a CDS encoding NADP oxidoreductase has product MDKKITFATAWLGGCSGCHMSFLDLDERLLELHERADVVYSPIMDVKEFPSAVDATLVEGAVANEDNRALLMKIRERSRLVIAFGDCAVTGNVTAMRNTFDRDAMMQEVYGPTGSILGHTPFSPLPVLEPSVLPIHRLVHVDFHLPGCPPEADLIWYVVSQLLDGRTPTLPEDQLKYG; this is encoded by the coding sequence ATGGATAAAAAAATAACCTTCGCCACGGCCTGGCTGGGCGGCTGTTCCGGCTGCCACATGTCCTTTCTGGATCTGGATGAACGACTGCTGGAATTGCACGAGCGTGCCGATGTCGTGTACAGTCCCATTATGGATGTCAAGGAATTTCCATCAGCCGTGGACGCGACTCTGGTTGAGGGTGCCGTCGCAAACGAGGACAACAGAGCACTGCTGATGAAAATCCGTGAGCGTTCCCGTCTCGTCATCGCATTCGGCGACTGCGCCGTCACGGGTAATGTGACCGCCATGCGCAATACCTTCGACCGCGACGCCATGATGCAGGAGGTGTATGGGCCGACAGGCAGCATTCTGGGTCATACGCCGTTCAGTCCCCTGCCCGTTCTCGAACCGTCGGTACTGCCCATCCATCGTCTCGTGCATGTAGATTTTCACCTTCCCGGTTGTCCGCCGGAAGCGGACCTCATCTGGTACGTTGTTTCGCAATTACTCGACGGCCGCACCCCCACCTTGCCCGAGGATCAGCTCAAGTATGGATAA
- the hoxU gene encoding bidirectional hydrogenase complex protein HoxU has translation MVEEIKTLTLNGEMISAPASSTILEAAREHNVYIPTLCHLDGLSEVGACRLCMVEIDGNNRLQPACVTRVEENMVVKTTSPRLNKYRRMIIELLFAEGNHICSVCVVNGHCELQEIGYKVGMDHVRFDYLHQDKKVDASHDRFVLDHNRCVLCQRCVRVCDEIEAAHTWDIAGRGIDTFVITDLAMPWGASTSCTSCGKCTLVCPTGALFEKGKPVTSLSKNRDFLQYIVNAREKNEWIKK, from the coding sequence ATGGTTGAGGAAATCAAAACCCTAACGCTGAACGGGGAGATGATCAGCGCTCCCGCCTCGAGCACCATACTGGAGGCGGCTCGGGAACACAACGTGTACATTCCGACCTTGTGTCATCTTGACGGTTTGTCCGAGGTCGGAGCCTGCCGCCTCTGCATGGTGGAGATCGACGGCAACAACCGCTTGCAGCCCGCATGCGTCACGCGCGTGGAAGAAAACATGGTTGTGAAAACCACCTCCCCACGCCTCAATAAGTATCGGCGCATGATTATCGAGCTGTTGTTTGCCGAGGGGAATCATATCTGTTCCGTCTGCGTCGTGAACGGTCACTGTGAATTGCAGGAAATCGGTTACAAAGTGGGCATGGATCATGTGCGCTTCGACTACCTGCATCAGGATAAAAAGGTAGACGCTTCGCATGATCGATTTGTGCTGGATCATAATCGCTGTGTGCTCTGTCAGCGCTGTGTGCGCGTCTGCGACGAAATTGAAGCGGCGCATACCTGGGATATCGCGGGCCGCGGCATCGACACCTTCGTGATAACCGACCTCGCCATGCCGTGGGGTGCATCCACTTCCTGCACATCCTGTGGAAAATGCACCCTGGTGTGTCCGACCGGCGCGTTGTTCGAGAAAGGCAAGCCGGTGACCTCACTTTCGAAGAACCGCGATTTCCTGCAGTACATCGTCAACGCCAGAGAGAAGAACGAATGGATAAAAAAATAA